A single Aminobacterium mobile DSM 12262 DNA region contains:
- a CDS encoding Flp family type IVb pilin: MLERLRNLVWDEEGQGMVEYGLIIALVSLAVILILGALGGSLKQLFQDAKTELDKRPTS; this comes from the coding sequence ATGCTAGAAAGACTTCGTAACCTTGTGTGGGATGAGGAAGGCCAGGGAATGGTGGAGTACGGGCTGATTATAGCATTGGTTTCACTCGCCGTAATTCTAATATTAGGAGCCTTAGGCGGAAGTTTGAAACAATTATTTCAGGATGCGAAAACAGAACTAGACAAACGACCAACATCATAA
- a CDS encoding CoA transferase subunit A — MPKKTIKPVMSAEEAVRYVKPGASLMVGGFNYGGVPYTLVDALASTDINNLHLIANDTVYANEKYPKGVGHGKLVVNGQIRKVTASHIGLNKETQRLFNESKLELELVPQGSFVERIRAGGFGLGGILTPTGVGTCYEEGKQIIEVEGERYILELPLRADVAFIRAYRADRCGNLTYFGTNRNFNPIMATAADIVIAEVDSILREGEIDPNDVVTPGILVDILVLKGDGYYASRT, encoded by the coding sequence ATGCCCAAAAAAACTATTAAACCAGTTATGTCGGCAGAAGAGGCAGTGCGATACGTTAAGCCTGGAGCCTCGTTGATGGTAGGTGGTTTTAATTACGGTGGGGTTCCCTACACCCTGGTAGACGCATTAGCTTCTACTGACATCAATAACTTGCATCTTATTGCGAATGACACTGTATATGCGAATGAAAAATATCCCAAAGGGGTTGGTCATGGGAAGCTCGTTGTAAATGGGCAGATTCGTAAGGTAACAGCCTCTCATATCGGTCTGAATAAAGAGACTCAGCGTTTGTTCAACGAAAGCAAACTTGAGCTTGAACTTGTTCCTCAGGGCAGCTTTGTTGAACGTATTCGGGCCGGAGGCTTTGGGTTAGGAGGAATTTTAACGCCCACTGGCGTTGGTACGTGTTATGAGGAAGGAAAACAAATTATAGAGGTTGAGGGGGAAAGATATATTTTAGAGCTACCGTTACGGGCAGATGTAGCCTTCATTCGTGCCTATCGAGCCGATCGGTGTGGAAACTTAACTTACTTTGGAACCAACAGAAACTTCAATCCCATAATGGCTACTGCAGCCGATATTGTTATCGCCGAAGTAGACTCCATTCTTAGAGAGGGAGAAATAGATCCCAACGACGTTGTAACTCCTGGAATTCTTGTGGATATTCTTGTTCTGAAAGGAGATGGATACTATGCTTCCAGAACTTGA
- a CDS encoding response regulator transcription factor, with protein sequence MEKITIVIADDHNMFRESLRKVLDLESDLEVVGEARDGQETVDVIERTNPQIVMLDIRMPKFDGIEVVTQLKKKGCPCKFIIITALDGENQITRISRAGIEGYVLKSSGLTELLIALRTVASGGSYVDPKVASKLLTSFSTHAEFREKMDLLTNREKQILYWVSHGLSSRDIAKQMILSNKTIQNHISQILKKLQLQEKGQAVALAWKWGLPERSPSDFSEKD encoded by the coding sequence ATGGAAAAAATTACGATAGTTATAGCAGATGATCATAATATGTTCAGGGAAAGCCTTCGAAAAGTTCTGGACCTTGAATCTGATCTGGAAGTTGTAGGGGAAGCCAGAGATGGACAAGAGACTGTAGATGTTATAGAGCGAACCAACCCCCAAATAGTAATGCTTGATATACGCATGCCGAAGTTTGATGGTATAGAGGTCGTAACACAGCTCAAAAAGAAAGGATGCCCCTGTAAATTTATTATCATTACAGCCTTGGATGGAGAAAATCAAATAACTCGCATATCCCGAGCCGGAATAGAAGGATATGTGCTTAAATCCTCTGGTTTGACGGAATTGCTCATTGCATTAAGAACCGTCGCCTCAGGTGGAAGCTATGTGGATCCCAAGGTAGCTTCGAAGCTCCTTACATCTTTCTCTACCCATGCAGAATTTCGAGAAAAAATGGATCTTCTCACCAATAGAGAAAAACAGATTCTCTATTGGGTCTCTCACGGACTCTCCTCAAGAGACATAGCCAAACAAATGATCCTCTCAAATAAAACGATACAGAACCATATAAGCCAAATTCTTAAGAAGTTGCAATTACAGGAAAAAGGGCAAGCAGTAGCTCTTGCCTGGAAATGGGGCCTTCCTGAGCGCTCTCCTTCAGACTTTTCTGAAAAAGATTAA
- a CDS encoding thiolase family protein — MTKAVILSACRTPGGKYGGSLKSFQAPDLGGVAIAEAIKRSGINPEDVEEVIMGNGWQAGVGANPARIAMVKGDVPQDVPAFTVNKRCGSGLRTVMLLADRVRLGDISVGVAGGMESATNTPYLLPEARWGHRMGEKKALDVLHQDGFMCPVAGALMGAITERLVEEHHISRQEQDEFALASHQKAVRAMEEGLFAEETVPLFIHDRKKGDIAIDSEEIPRKDTTLEALGRLPAIFKEGGTITAGSSSALCDAGSAVVVAHEEWAQKNGYTPIARILGYADAAIDASLFGISPTVAMPKALDMAGLSLEEMDLIEINEAFAAQVIACHRIMPFNMDKLNIHGGAIALGHPIGATGSRILTTLLYALKHADKELGIASACIGGGQGVAMVVQRLR, encoded by the coding sequence ATGACCAAGGCCGTTATTCTGAGCGCTTGTCGAACTCCAGGGGGGAAATATGGCGGTTCCCTGAAGTCTTTCCAAGCTCCCGACCTCGGCGGTGTTGCCATAGCGGAAGCTATAAAACGTTCAGGTATAAACCCGGAAGATGTTGAAGAAGTTATTATGGGAAACGGATGGCAAGCCGGTGTAGGTGCTAACCCTGCTCGAATTGCCATGGTCAAAGGGGATGTCCCTCAGGATGTTCCGGCTTTCACTGTAAACAAGCGGTGTGGATCTGGCCTGAGAACAGTTATGCTTCTTGCCGATCGAGTCCGTCTTGGGGATATTAGCGTTGGTGTGGCGGGAGGAATGGAAAGCGCCACGAACACGCCCTATCTTCTTCCAGAAGCTCGGTGGGGACATCGCATGGGAGAAAAAAAGGCTCTCGATGTTTTACATCAAGATGGATTTATGTGTCCGGTAGCAGGAGCCTTAATGGGGGCCATTACAGAACGTTTAGTGGAGGAACACCACATTTCCAGGCAAGAACAAGATGAATTTGCCTTAGCGAGCCATCAGAAAGCAGTGAGGGCAATGGAGGAGGGGCTCTTTGCCGAAGAGACAGTCCCTCTCTTTATTCATGATCGAAAAAAAGGCGATATTGCTATTGATAGCGAGGAAATTCCGAGGAAGGATACAACTCTTGAAGCTTTAGGACGTCTTCCTGCCATATTTAAAGAAGGAGGAACAATTACCGCCGGAAGCAGCTCTGCCCTATGCGACGCTGGTAGTGCTGTGGTTGTAGCCCATGAGGAGTGGGCACAGAAAAATGGATATACTCCTATTGCTCGAATCTTGGGATACGCTGACGCTGCTATTGATGCCTCGCTTTTTGGAATATCCCCCACAGTTGCCATGCCGAAAGCTCTCGATATGGCCGGACTCTCTTTGGAAGAGATGGATCTTATAGAGATTAATGAAGCCTTTGCAGCCCAAGTTATCGCCTGCCATCGCATTATGCCCTTCAACATGGATAAATTAAATATTCATGGTGGCGCCATAGCTCTTGGACACCCTATCGGAGCGACAGGCTCCAGAATACTCACAACTCTTCTTTACGCCCTTAAACATGCAGATAAAGAGTTGGGAATAGCCAGTGCCTGCATTGGTGGCGGGCAAGGGGTAGCCATGGTAGTGCAGCGCTTGCGTTAA
- a CDS encoding TRAP transporter permease: MTDPSTLSPKDVQPVEVEMDSKKRDLHGWRYLVVAFLALSASIFHLYTAVSGLRSAMYQRSIHWLFMGALMFLLYPVSRKRPKNSIDWWDWILAGLLIAGCLNIILNWEAITIREGAPIPSDIYWGTVMVLLVLEGTRRSMGLPLPIMATIALLYAFLGPYFPGILAHGGFALEEIAPFQYLRTDGIFGVPLGVSASFIFLFVLFGAVLNVSGAGQFFIDLSIALTGKSRGGPAKAAVVASALMGTVSGSSVANTVTTGAFTIPLMKRAGYKSEFAGAVVAAASTGGQVMPPVMGAAAFIMAQFLGISYWDIVVAAAIPAALYFFSIWAMVHFRAGKRGIRAMTNEEVPKIGPVLREGWHLLIPIITLIAFLATGYSAVKAVFWSILCLIGASWLGEKKYRMTPQRVLDALINGAIGAVDVAAACACSGIVIGVIGITGVGLAFSSFVMSLSYGILPLALVLTMIGSIILGMGVPTTAQYIITSTLAAPALAQMGVPMMSAHLFCLYFGVLADVTPPVALATYAAAGIARSNAMKTGFTALVVAVAGFIVPYMFVYNSYLLFQGSIVKIIIGCVTAFLGIIGLAAGVQGYFVTHLPLWGRAALLAVPFLLIHPALISNCIAVGIIGSMYFIQRRRASRIVSPVFEKTEQQ, translated from the coding sequence ATGACAGATCCTTCAACACTTTCACCGAAGGATGTACAGCCAGTAGAAGTGGAAATGGATTCAAAAAAACGGGATCTCCACGGTTGGCGATATTTGGTAGTAGCTTTCCTAGCCTTATCTGCATCTATTTTTCATCTTTATACAGCTGTATCCGGATTGCGTTCGGCTATGTATCAGCGAAGCATACATTGGCTCTTTATGGGGGCTCTTATGTTTCTTCTTTATCCCGTGTCGAGAAAAAGGCCTAAAAACAGTATTGATTGGTGGGATTGGATATTAGCAGGGCTCCTTATAGCGGGATGTCTCAATATTATTCTTAATTGGGAAGCAATTACCATACGGGAAGGGGCACCTATCCCCTCCGATATTTATTGGGGCACAGTCATGGTTCTTCTCGTTCTAGAAGGAACACGAAGATCTATGGGGCTTCCTTTGCCTATTATGGCTACTATAGCCCTGCTGTACGCCTTTTTAGGGCCCTACTTCCCTGGTATTCTAGCCCATGGAGGTTTTGCCCTTGAAGAAATAGCACCTTTCCAATATTTGCGTACAGACGGCATATTTGGAGTCCCCTTGGGAGTTTCTGCCTCCTTTATATTTCTATTCGTCTTGTTCGGAGCGGTTCTTAACGTTTCTGGAGCGGGACAATTTTTTATCGATCTCTCCATAGCTTTAACAGGAAAAAGTCGCGGCGGTCCCGCAAAAGCGGCGGTTGTTGCCAGTGCCCTTATGGGAACTGTCTCTGGTAGTTCTGTGGCGAATACAGTTACGACAGGGGCTTTTACAATCCCTCTTATGAAAAGAGCGGGGTACAAATCTGAATTTGCCGGTGCTGTTGTAGCGGCAGCCTCTACAGGCGGGCAGGTTATGCCACCTGTAATGGGGGCGGCAGCTTTTATTATGGCCCAGTTTTTAGGAATCTCTTATTGGGACATTGTTGTAGCGGCCGCTATTCCAGCAGCCCTGTATTTCTTTTCCATATGGGCCATGGTTCATTTCAGGGCCGGGAAGAGGGGTATTCGCGCCATGACAAACGAAGAAGTGCCTAAAATCGGCCCAGTACTCCGAGAGGGATGGCATCTTTTAATACCTATCATTACTCTTATTGCTTTTCTTGCTACTGGATATTCGGCTGTAAAAGCGGTCTTTTGGTCGATCCTTTGTCTTATAGGGGCATCGTGGTTGGGAGAGAAGAAATATCGGATGACGCCCCAACGCGTCCTCGACGCTCTTATTAATGGAGCTATTGGCGCTGTAGATGTGGCAGCGGCATGTGCCTGTTCCGGCATCGTTATTGGCGTTATCGGCATTACTGGCGTTGGCCTTGCTTTCTCTTCTTTTGTCATGAGCCTTTCTTACGGAATCCTCCCCTTAGCTCTTGTTTTGACCATGATCGGATCTATTATCCTCGGCATGGGAGTCCCTACCACAGCTCAATATATCATTACGTCTACACTGGCAGCGCCAGCGCTGGCTCAGATGGGAGTCCCCATGATGTCCGCCCATCTTTTTTGCCTTTACTTTGGCGTTTTAGCAGACGTAACCCCCCCTGTGGCACTCGCTACCTACGCAGCAGCCGGAATAGCTCGTTCTAACGCAATGAAAACTGGATTTACAGCGTTAGTGGTTGCTGTGGCAGGGTTTATTGTCCCCTACATGTTTGTGTACAACAGCTACCTCCTATTTCAAGGCAGCATCGTCAAAATTATTATCGGATGTGTCACTGCATTCCTGGGGATTATTGGACTGGCAGCAGGAGTTCAGGGCTATTTTGTTACCCATCTCCCTCTCTGGGGAAGGGCTGCATTACTTGCAGTTCCTTTTTTGCTCATCCACCCAGCCCTTATATCTAATTGCATAGCCGTGGGAATCATTGGGTCTATGTACTTTATTCAGAGACGAAGAGCTTCTCGTATCGTCTCTCCTGTATTTGAAAAGACAGAACAACAATAA
- the cpaB gene encoding Flp pilus assembly protein CpaB: MKKRGIFLIVSLLLGTMAGLLVYQQIRSYKQKIARAERELISVVVATRPKDAFSIITSEDVKAVRMPRSSIPVEEVLSLDDVVGKASMMDLSTGDPVLKNKLSLDPEKLGVAFQLANGRLAIALPIDEVRATGGLLKPGDYVDIFHVYREKDVETPTSRLLLSRVKVLAIGGVMARKEEKESTKEKQMVAQTAVVEVSPEEAAVAAWAQSLGNLWLALRPAQEETPTSLVVYRGPDVSNPAPLKTASAEPVKARSVKKVVPRTPQGWKIEMIQPGNITTVTVPSDGRSR; encoded by the coding sequence GTGAAAAAGCGAGGCATTTTCCTAATTGTTTCCCTGTTGTTGGGAACCATGGCAGGACTTCTTGTGTACCAACAGATACGAAGTTATAAACAGAAAATTGCCCGTGCAGAACGAGAGCTTATTTCTGTGGTAGTGGCGACACGTCCCAAAGATGCTTTTTCCATTATTACATCTGAAGATGTAAAAGCTGTGCGTATGCCTCGAAGCAGCATTCCAGTAGAAGAAGTGCTTTCTCTTGACGATGTGGTAGGAAAGGCGTCGATGATGGATCTCTCTACAGGAGACCCTGTCCTGAAAAATAAATTATCCTTGGATCCAGAAAAGCTCGGAGTTGCTTTCCAACTTGCAAATGGTCGGTTGGCAATAGCCCTGCCTATCGATGAAGTTCGGGCTACTGGAGGTCTGCTCAAACCTGGAGATTATGTTGATATTTTCCATGTATATCGCGAAAAAGATGTTGAAACTCCTACATCACGACTTCTTCTGTCTCGAGTAAAAGTTCTTGCTATTGGCGGGGTCATGGCGAGGAAAGAAGAAAAAGAGAGTACGAAAGAGAAACAAATGGTTGCACAAACAGCAGTAGTGGAAGTTTCCCCAGAGGAAGCAGCGGTTGCGGCATGGGCTCAAAGTTTGGGAAATTTATGGCTGGCGTTGCGACCAGCCCAAGAAGAGACACCAACGTCATTAGTTGTTTATAGAGGGCCTGACGTGAGTAACCCTGCCCCGTTAAAAACAGCATCAGCGGAGCCGGTAAAGGCACGGTCTGTGAAGAAAGTGGTTCCCAGAACGCCTCAAGGGTGGAAGATAGAAATGATTCAACCTGGAAATATAACCACAGTAACAGTTCCTTCTGATGGGAGGTCTCGATGA
- a CDS encoding type II and III secretion system protein family protein yields MMTCLVRKTKIFMALAFLFIVLGALPAFAETYNLDVGDSAVLQYQNVSRISVGNPDVLDAIPLDKSQILLTGKATGGAALIVWDSKGMHMEKVMVHPASDAPTWELKELLKAENVEVTVRGNAVVLEGKVKTPRDRLRAAAIAGAFGEKIINLLDVDDAPQIKLRAIVMEIKKQDGDLLGMKRLEGREGSFWGIFDLAPDIGHILDYSKDADYSAKINARINALVENKQAKILSKPYLTTLSGEEASLNVGGEIPVPVGVDNNEIKVEWKPYGVILKFTPELDGLGEIWLSFEAEVSEIDWENAVETEGIKIPAIRSRKIANKVRLAHNESLVVGGLLDNKQSKLVKKIPLLGDIPIIGELFKSREFTNDETELVITVTPEVVGL; encoded by the coding sequence ATGATGACTTGCCTCGTTAGAAAAACAAAAATATTTATGGCTCTAGCGTTCCTGTTCATTGTTTTAGGCGCCCTTCCCGCTTTTGCTGAAACCTATAACCTCGATGTAGGGGATAGTGCTGTTTTACAGTATCAGAATGTGAGCCGGATTTCTGTGGGAAACCCAGACGTTCTCGATGCGATTCCTTTAGATAAAAGTCAGATTCTTCTAACGGGGAAAGCGACTGGCGGCGCAGCCTTAATCGTTTGGGACAGTAAGGGCATGCATATGGAAAAAGTGATGGTCCATCCAGCAAGCGATGCGCCCACATGGGAATTGAAAGAACTTTTAAAAGCAGAAAATGTGGAGGTAACAGTTCGAGGAAACGCAGTAGTGCTGGAAGGGAAGGTAAAGACTCCTCGCGATAGACTAAGGGCTGCTGCGATAGCAGGCGCCTTTGGAGAAAAAATAATTAATCTACTTGATGTAGACGATGCTCCTCAAATTAAGCTCAGGGCTATTGTAATGGAAATTAAAAAGCAGGATGGAGATTTGCTTGGAATGAAGCGTCTTGAAGGAAGAGAGGGGAGTTTTTGGGGTATTTTTGACCTTGCGCCAGACATAGGACATATCCTTGATTACTCAAAAGACGCTGACTATTCTGCCAAAATCAACGCACGCATCAACGCTCTTGTAGAGAACAAGCAAGCAAAAATATTGAGCAAGCCGTACTTGACAACCTTGAGCGGAGAAGAGGCTTCTCTTAACGTAGGTGGAGAAATTCCGGTGCCTGTTGGGGTGGATAATAACGAGATAAAAGTGGAATGGAAGCCCTATGGGGTTATTTTGAAGTTTACGCCTGAATTAGATGGACTGGGGGAGATATGGCTCTCCTTTGAGGCTGAAGTGAGCGAGATAGATTGGGAGAATGCTGTGGAAACCGAGGGTATTAAGATACCTGCTATTCGTAGCCGGAAAATAGCGAATAAAGTTCGACTCGCCCATAATGAATCTCTGGTTGTTGGAGGGCTTCTCGACAATAAACAATCGAAGCTCGTAAAAAAGATACCCTTGTTAGGGGATATTCCTATTATTGGAGAGCTATTTAAGAGCAGAGAGTTTACGAACGATGAAACAGAGCTTGTAATTACTGTAACTCCGGAGGTGGTGGGTCTATGA
- a CDS encoding TadE/TadG family type IV pilus assembly protein yields the protein MRRLLKKRSEGQALVEFAIVLPLLLLLVMGIIDFGLMMQQYLTLNHGAREGARLAAVGGSASDVEARVKEILAVRWSEDKVSVNVTEVDKGTYKEDVVTVQAPVAFLTPLSAFVKGLTPNWTAQAKAAFRSE from the coding sequence ATGAGAAGACTTTTGAAAAAACGAAGTGAAGGGCAGGCGTTAGTTGAGTTTGCCATAGTGTTGCCCCTTTTGCTTCTTCTCGTGATGGGAATAATAGATTTCGGTTTGATGATGCAGCAATACCTTACGTTAAATCACGGAGCTCGAGAAGGGGCCCGTCTGGCAGCTGTAGGAGGTTCTGCTTCAGATGTAGAGGCTCGAGTCAAAGAAATTTTAGCCGTCAGGTGGTCTGAAGACAAGGTATCTGTGAACGTCACAGAAGTAGATAAAGGGACCTATAAGGAAGATGTGGTTACAGTGCAGGCCCCGGTCGCATTTTTAACGCCTTTGAGTGCTTTTGTGAAAGGGCTTACTCCTAACTGGACAGCCCAGGCCAAGGCGGCATTTAGATCGGAGTGA
- a CDS encoding 3-oxoacid CoA-transferase subunit B yields the protein MLPELDEKIVRERIAKRIALDFDNGSVVNLGIGIPTLVSDFIPPNVQVIMQTENGVVGAGPSPEEADLRFIGAGGRGLSLLPGSSIVSSDMSFGLIRGGHLDATVLGALEVDEEGNLANWWIPGKLVPGMGGAMDLVTGAKAVYVATTHLDKKGRPKLVKKCTLPLTGAGIVSTIVTEYCVIRKQNGHMVLTEIAPGIELEDLQSNTGINFEVSKDLCIMQGTEEYLCEGVAK from the coding sequence ATGCTTCCAGAACTTGATGAAAAGATTGTTCGGGAAAGAATAGCCAAGAGAATAGCTCTTGATTTCGATAACGGGTCTGTTGTGAACTTAGGCATAGGGATCCCTACTCTTGTGTCAGATTTCATCCCCCCAAACGTTCAAGTCATTATGCAAACGGAAAATGGAGTCGTTGGAGCAGGCCCATCCCCTGAAGAGGCGGATCTTCGTTTTATTGGAGCAGGTGGCCGAGGCCTCAGTCTCCTCCCCGGCTCCTCCATAGTATCAAGCGACATGAGCTTCGGGCTTATTCGAGGGGGCCATCTTGACGCCACAGTACTGGGAGCCTTGGAAGTGGACGAGGAGGGTAATTTAGCGAATTGGTGGATCCCCGGCAAACTTGTGCCAGGAATGGGGGGGGCCATGGATCTTGTTACCGGAGCAAAAGCGGTGTATGTAGCTACCACCCATTTAGACAAAAAAGGGCGTCCAAAACTCGTAAAGAAATGCACCTTGCCTCTTACAGGGGCAGGCATAGTCTCCACTATAGTTACTGAATATTGCGTTATAAGGAAACAGAACGGTCACATGGTTTTAACAGAAATAGCTCCAGGTATTGAGCTTGAAGATCTTCAGTCTAATACAGGAATAAATTTTGAAGTCAGTAAAGATCTTTGCATCATGCAAGGGACGGAAGAATATCTTTGCGAGGGGGTTGCGAAATGA
- a CDS encoding A24 family peptidase codes for MEWGVLAVVCWAGFYDMKYKKVPNWLTYGLLVVALCFHGVTGSVSMSLVGAVMGLVWFLIPYLLGGMGAGDVKLLAATGAVVAWPGALNLVLYSSIAGGVLVIALAFKGIDYQSFWLALAGGPRVFFKSIWRSGREHRKEKVPYALSIAVGYAIYLLL; via the coding sequence ATGGAGTGGGGAGTGCTGGCAGTCGTATGTTGGGCTGGTTTTTACGATATGAAATATAAAAAGGTTCCTAATTGGCTCACCTATGGACTGTTAGTGGTGGCGTTGTGCTTTCATGGAGTAACGGGCTCTGTCTCCATGTCTCTTGTAGGGGCAGTAATGGGGCTTGTGTGGTTCCTCATCCCTTATTTACTTGGTGGCATGGGAGCGGGTGACGTGAAACTTTTGGCGGCTACAGGGGCTGTGGTGGCGTGGCCGGGTGCTTTGAATCTCGTTTTGTATTCGTCCATAGCCGGTGGCGTGTTAGTGATAGCCTTGGCTTTTAAAGGTATAGATTACCAGAGCTTTTGGCTGGCTTTAGCTGGAGGCCCCAGGGTTTTTTTTAAAAGCATATGGAGGTCGGGGCGGGAACATCGTAAAGAAAAAGTACCTTATGCCCTATCTATTGCCGTGGGATATGCCATATATCTCCTGCTGTGA
- a CDS encoding pilus assembly protein TadG-related protein, producing the protein MRKESHRQLKRSRGAVLVWVAGSLVVLLGAGALSLDYGRLVLSRWRLQAAADAGSLGGAWELGNAMVDQGIRESAATQVATSIASENRNEGNYSVTFPDTKTCHVLGQENVSMTFARILGFESSTVQAEASARLSAASSVKGLRPLGIQEPESGFVFGEQYLLKIGPHDPTNPDETGYQHFGNFHALAFGGNGANNFREKLKYGYDAIVTENMMVTTEPGNMSGPTEDGIDYIIALEIIKEGVDYILDQDGHISWDWYVTHLDELYESPRLITLPVVAEWDVHGRKQVRVIGFANFFLEGVEGTGKDSRVIGRFVEQVIPDSAGGGSGSFGGYSVKLIQ; encoded by the coding sequence ATGAGAAAAGAGAGCCATAGGCAATTAAAGAGAAGTAGGGGAGCTGTTCTGGTGTGGGTAGCGGGAAGTTTGGTAGTGCTTCTTGGCGCTGGCGCCCTTTCTTTAGATTACGGCCGTCTCGTGTTGAGTCGTTGGAGATTGCAGGCTGCTGCTGATGCCGGAAGTTTAGGGGGGGCTTGGGAGCTTGGAAATGCCATGGTGGATCAAGGCATTCGTGAAAGCGCTGCCACTCAAGTGGCGACAAGTATTGCTTCTGAGAATAGGAATGAGGGGAATTATTCTGTAACTTTCCCTGATACTAAAACATGCCATGTACTGGGACAGGAAAATGTTTCCATGACCTTCGCCAGAATTTTAGGCTTTGAAAGCAGTACTGTCCAGGCAGAAGCTTCGGCACGTCTTTCAGCCGCATCGTCAGTTAAGGGGCTTCGTCCTTTAGGTATTCAGGAACCGGAAAGCGGTTTTGTTTTCGGAGAACAATATCTTTTAAAGATTGGGCCTCATGATCCTACAAACCCTGACGAGACAGGCTATCAACACTTTGGGAATTTTCACGCACTGGCTTTTGGAGGGAACGGCGCGAATAACTTTCGTGAAAAACTCAAATACGGTTATGACGCCATCGTGACAGAAAATATGATGGTTACTACAGAACCGGGAAATATGTCTGGCCCCACAGAAGACGGAATTGATTACATTATAGCCTTAGAAATTATTAAAGAAGGGGTAGATTACATTTTGGATCAAGATGGGCATATTTCGTGGGACTGGTATGTGACCCATCTCGATGAGTTATATGAAAGCCCCCGCCTCATTACGTTGCCTGTAGTGGCTGAGTGGGATGTACATGGCCGCAAACAGGTTCGAGTTATCGGTTTTGCTAATTTTTTCCTAGAAGGTGTGGAGGGTACGGGTAAGGACTCTCGAGTTATTGGTCGTTTTGTAGAGCAAGTGATACCAGACAGTGCTGGTGGCGGAAGTGGAAGCTTTGGCGGATATTCTGTGAAGCTCATTCAATAA
- a CDS encoding sensor histidine kinase — protein sequence MKSDSIYTRLKNIHEKVSGYISSNLASVSGIREQESTRLKEIREKFDFVQKNIVELIEASDKAEEAYKFARQKLVDATREGDGPSQRQAYDRAEHLMKMLATFEERERNLKQQREYLSLEEREILKYLARSDEMANKFRLALELLRDQSINAMLGDSNEKSFSVLLAALSLAERDSRTLARDLHDGPAQRLSGAIMLYDLSDRYFQTGRTEEALAEFRKVKTQMQEAMADIRAFLFQIYPQGLEEGLDVALQRYAKQASDRYGVDITFQSSGDIVALPMALRSNLFKIIHQAMDNAIQRGEAKSIKITLSAGSEAFSARIADDGMGFDVNKARMAAQTRGSYGLMNMEERTRLFGGNFSIDSAPGKGTVVTMSVPLPEDDM from the coding sequence ATGAAAAGCGATTCGATTTATACCAGGTTGAAAAATATTCACGAAAAAGTAAGCGGGTATATTTCATCGAATTTGGCCAGTGTTTCCGGTATCCGAGAGCAAGAATCCACTAGGTTGAAGGAAATACGCGAAAAATTTGATTTTGTTCAAAAAAACATTGTCGAGCTTATAGAAGCTTCAGATAAGGCTGAGGAAGCGTATAAATTTGCTCGGCAAAAGTTAGTAGATGCCACAAGGGAAGGGGATGGGCCTTCTCAACGTCAGGCATATGACCGAGCGGAACATCTGATGAAAATGCTGGCAACTTTCGAGGAACGAGAGAGAAATTTAAAACAACAACGAGAGTATTTAAGCCTTGAAGAACGAGAGATTTTAAAGTATTTAGCTCGCAGCGATGAGATGGCGAACAAATTTCGGCTAGCATTAGAGCTTCTTCGAGACCAGTCTATAAATGCCATGTTAGGAGATAGTAACGAAAAAAGCTTTAGCGTTCTTCTTGCTGCTTTAAGTCTGGCAGAAAGGGACAGTCGAACTTTGGCCAGAGACCTTCACGATGGGCCGGCTCAAAGGCTGTCGGGGGCTATTATGCTTTATGATTTATCGGATCGTTATTTTCAGACAGGCCGTACTGAAGAAGCCTTGGCTGAATTTCGCAAAGTGAAAACACAGATGCAGGAAGCGATGGCAGACATAAGAGCTTTCCTCTTCCAGATCTACCCGCAAGGCCTGGAGGAGGGTCTTGATGTAGCCCTTCAACGATATGCAAAGCAGGCTAGCGATCGGTATGGAGTTGATATTACATTCCAATCTTCTGGAGATATTGTTGCTTTGCCCATGGCTCTTCGTTCAAATCTGTTTAAAATTATTCATCAGGCCATGGATAATGCCATACAAAGAGGTGAAGCCAAAAGCATCAAAATAACGTTGAGCGCAGGGAGTGAGGCTTTTAGCGCACGTATAGCAGACGATGGTATGGGGTTCGACGTGAATAAAGCCAGAATGGCAGCTCAAACACGAGGTTCCTATGGGCTTATGAATATGGAGGAACGAACGCGTCTTTTTGGAGGAAATTTTTCCATTGATAGCGCACCGGGTAAGGGTACAGTTGTAACTATGAGTGTTCCACTTCCGGAGGATGATATGTGA